The Aspergillus fumigatus Af293 chromosome 5, whole genome shotgun sequence nucleotide sequence GTCGAACGTCGAGGCAGGGtggccgaagaagaatgaCCGTTCTCGGCGTAGCCAACGGGATCCTTGAGTAGCTCACCCGTATCTTCGTCCGGATCCTGGTCGATCATCGACTTACCACTAACGCGCGGAAGGTCATGAACGCCATTGCCGATCGGGGACTGGGGAGAAAATATGCTTTGAAGGCGAGACCCTGACTCTGAGTTCGAGGTCAGTGCGTCGCCGTTCGACTGCAGGGACGAATTTGGCGCTGCTAGCTTTTCAAGGCTTTGAAATGTGCCGTTAAAACGAGAAGACCGCGCGAGGTGGCCATTACCCAACATATTTCGAGTCGCGGTGTGATCAATCGTATTGCGCCTCTGGGGGTTCAACGCTGACGGAACCGGTCCATGGTAGAGCTCAACGATCATGTTGGCATCATTCTGCGAGTTTGGCTTGCCATCCAGTAGAGCGCAGGCTTCTTCGGCTGCAGCTGTCGTATTGAAGCGCGCGATGGCGGTCAGGTATCCGTGATCCTCTGGGAGCTCAACAGGAAAGAAATCCGCGTCCACGAAATCTTTCGCAAAAAGCAACATACTACGCAGCGCTTCGCGACTCGTGTTCCGAGGCAACTTTCGCATCACAATTGCGCCGCCAGTATTACCATTTGCCGGTCGGGCGAAGCCGTTCAGGGTCTGAGTTGACCGATCGGAATCAGTCAAACGCATGTTGCCAGGAGCGACACTATCGAAAGGCAAGGAGGGACCGAGCGGAGAGAATGGATAAGAAAACGAGCCGCCTAGAGGGTTCGATGTTTGCGAGGCAGTGGGAGAATACACGTCGGTCGACATCGCATTCTGGGCCGTCGAGGGCGGCTGGGAGGAAGAAAGCGACTGCTGTGGAGGCGACGCGCCCGACGAGACGGAAGGCGTGCGCTGAGCGGTGCTGTAAGAACCTGGACTCGTACGAGTAGACTGACTCGAACCGGCACTCATGCCTCGAGGACCAGTAAAGTCACAATACAGGTGTGCGATGATAACAATGTATTCGCagagttgatgatggaaaCAGTCGCGGGGTGTCTAGAAAAGGAGGGAAGATATGTCTGCCGGAGCGAGCAAGAATATTGCGATACAATGCAAGAGTGTCAAAATGGTTCAgttcgatgaggatggcgCGCCAAAATATGAAGAATAAACGGATGCACGAGATGTGGTTTCTTTATGCCCTCATCAAGAAACGCGACCGACTCTTCAAAAGGAGCGCGATTAGGTCTGTGGCAGCTTGGCGGCGAAGGAGGCAATTATGAAAACGGGGGACCGAGGGAAGTTGTATGAGGATGAGTCGCACAATAGATTGATACGTGATAAAATTGACAAGGATCGATTAACTAAGAGAGGAATGAGTAATCGAGAAAAAGTAACAGGAATAATGAGGTGGTGTTTGGTGGCGATGAGgtgaaggaagaggaaaggaggGAAGATGGATGGGCGAGGTAGATCGGACGAGAAGACGAGAACGGAAGAGTACAGGTGGAATAGTAGTGTAGTGGAGTGCAGTACTGAGAGAGCAGATAGATGAAAGAGgtttttttgggggggggggggtcGAGGGGGAAAGGCGGTGGTTTGATACAGTAATTGTATGGGCAGTACCAAGCACAGAGAGAGTGGAACTGGCTTTGGGGAGATACGACGGTAGGTAAGGGAGGTGTGGAAGGGAAAGTTTGGAATTCCACTTTTGAGGGGGGTTGTGTAAAAGGAGgacggaggcggaggaggattATTGTCTATGGCAGTAGTCTAGTCTAGCCGGCTGGTACTGACCCAGATAAGACGACTGCCGACCGAAGAATGATCCAAGGGACACGCGAATgacagcagaagaagaagatggtggTTGTGGTGATATTCATTAATCTAAATGTACGAAAAACAGAGtaaagggaaaaaagaaaagaaaaagagcgCCTTGAAGGATGAATAATCATGAAACTATCACATTGATTGGGATGAACGATTACGAGTGCCTAGAGTGTCTAAGGTAGTTAAAGTCCAGAACTGGTGCTGAGAGACAACTACACCGAACCGCCAATAGACGCATGAATCCCTCTAGAATTCCCTCTAGAATTCTGGTACCTACAGTAGCACCGATAGACTTCGTTGCGAGATTCGTTGAAAAGATACCTACCTAAAATACAAGGTAGACCGTCGCTCAGTCGCAGTAGGCGGTGCATCGTGTGGCCCACGGATCGAGTCTGGTTCTGTTCCAGGAGTCGAAAAGACTAAGAGAGTCGAAGCTCGAAAACTAactaacgtaatcggtaagcgagcggatcacgcaaccgagcggatcaccataccatagaatttggccgcggccgaaattggaggctattttgaacccctaaaacatgattttattactaaatctagttattcttgcgctgcggacattgcaatcgcctatggcctagaatatggcagtcactgcagcgtgggggtgcccgttgagggcgttgttctgtatctactacctgctctggagggatagttgggatagcttcagcagcctgatccctgcgttaaatgatctcctgcccttcctggatagataatcccactgcagtttctatctgccgcctagatcgcttctgcttttgaaggtgcttttcatgtgcagcacgtagatcatgattttcctttgcaagaagggcagcgttattcattgccatctcacaccccttaataatctgacctagcacagcctttgtaggggtaggagggctgtatgtacgctccctaagtagcttcttaagtgtagtttcctgcttcttcagctgcttgagattgtaaggtgtttttaggacagaattagttgatcggctgcctggtggtgtaggtgttctaagctggatattaagctgactgagcacccgatctggattcagtggtattaatccagttgctgaaaagccacttttaatattatctgctgaaaagattgccgtacgagcttgtggataggcctcaaggaaatcaaacttgtcaatatggttgaaaccaagccgcatcttatcctcaatcaagcggccatacgcacgcttaagaggagagaaacagccaacatctagaggctggaggagatgtgatgaatgtgcaggcatgcagattggaatgatatcattctcagtgcagatttgatcaaactgtggtgttagatggctcccatggccatcaagaattaatagtcgatatctaccagttgtacgactggtagtagcaggaataaagactttttgaagccatcgtaatccaatctgatcagtcgtccatccattctcactgacctcgatccgccagtctgctggtaaggctgtatcttgataccagccctcaataaggacctttcccttgaagataatgcatggtggaagcacccagccagtagagttaatacactctatagaggtaacccattcgcggttccctggctggataaggaagggccgactaagcatctcagctcttgtaactaccttagcagtagctactaagcccattgcaaagccagtttcattaaagttgtagatatcttccagtgtaatcccatgctgcattattgtgatctggacacgattgaaccattccaggataatctttgggtcttcacatttagcacgctggtggttatagcgcctagagaatcgggttttgatctcatcatgccgattaatgaagttatatacccatttctctccaacagtctgggtaggagttaaaccacgctgcgcaagcaggatattcgccatttctcgtacatgggacggtcggggagccgctccacgttgatccatagatagaatccatctaataagtgaatcctcttcattctgagtcattttatggccatttgcgcgtaattcagctcgaaaagtatgcccctttaggcgccgctggagggtagtataaggcacattatagacacgcgcagcttcacgaatattgagaatttccttatttttcaaagctgatactgcaagtaggacccttccctcctgctcaactgaattttttgagtttatacgcgcttttggtggcatagtggctggctgagcactgcagcttttgaaatagaagtcaaaacacgtttggtgatccgctcggttgcgtgatccgctcgcttaccgattacgttacCCTACTTCACAGTCTGAGTCAGTACTCGGTATTAAGTctaaggtactccgtacctaggATTGAGGGTGGATCGGGTCTGATGTTGAAAGGAACGAATGACATTGAGGGGTCCTCTGATTGCCTCCATAATTCGCCCAGAGTACGTGAGCCAGTCAGGAACTGTGGATGGTGGAAGTGACTCAGCTAGACCCAACTCAGTCAAAGCGCGACCCAGCAAGTTAAATTTGACACGACGCGCTGCGCATGGCCCATGAGCGTCGGTCATCTTTTTGAGCCTGAGGGTCTGGACTGACCTGACGAGCACGGGAGTACAAAAGCAGATATTCAAACCACAACTAAGTTTTGATAAACTCCGTGGAATATCAGAGTGATGAGGGACATACCGAGAACAGCGAGAATGGTTGGGTGTCTTAGCTAATCCACCGCGAATGGTCCGGATGCGTACAACTAGATACTAGTAGTATCTACCCCGTAAGATAGGCTTACTTAGGGTCCGTCCTAGTCCAGGGGAGGCCGCAGGGGCAGTGCGTGTTCCGTTAGTTGCAGAGGTCGTGCATAAAGGTGGAGCCTTTTGAATTATCAATTTATCATCTCCTCTGCCTGTTGCTTTAACTATCTTGTTAACATGAAGTAACTACTTCGTACtgcccctctccctccttgTTCAAAATCAATGACGAAGTGCCTTGCACGTGTCATTTGAAGGACAAGAGCACTGCACGGTGGTTATATCCAAGTCATCTCTTTAGGAACACACCACAGTATTTATCAGAGTTTGCTATTACTCGCATGAACTATGACGGACGGTGATGGAATGATTTCATAACCTGATCGCTTTACACATGATCACCTTACCAAGGTAGGAAAGCTGTTGTCGTCTTTTGATAACTCTGGATGTCCTCGGTCAGGCATCCATGGATTGGTCTCATACCTATCGTCTCCCGCCTCCCAAATAGGTTCGGAGCTCAAAAATTCCACATCATGTGCATTATAGTGAACCAGCAGATATGGAAGCAACTGACAACATAAACTCATCATGAACTCTGATCAACTATGACTCCGCAGAATTATGTAGATGTCCACTCCAAGCATGACCCCCGGACCCCGCTGGCTCTTGATGGTTTTGTCTACAAAGGCATTCATGGCGAATGTGGCTTGTCCTGGACTTATGAAAAGCCCAAACTCTGATGTTGATCATCCAGTCTAGTCCTTCACAACCACCAATCATCATCTTAGCCCTTTGTCGCTACTTACACGGCGTGTCCTTGTCTCTCTAGGAGGGCGACTATCTATCTCATAGGGATTGGCTGTAAGGAGAAGGTGAATTCCTGGGGTAATTTGTTAGTGTTCCCTGGCTTGCATGCAATTTGGAGGCTTGAACTCATTCGCTCAAGACTTTCCATTATTTAACAATACTTCGATGCTCAATCGAAAGCTTCACTGACAAGGATATACCTGTCATCGATGACAACAATAACGAACAACCGGCTATGCCTGCCGAAAGACCGTTTGTCCCCTCAATTCAAAGCGTGACACATTCTTGTCAGCCTCTTGAATGTTCAGGACACCAGTCAGTTGACGTACGACTTCCTTGGCGTCCAGCGAGGAAACGACACCATAGCGCTTGGTCTTTCCTAGTCGCGTCAGAAATGAGGGCAATGTTGACATCTCATTCTCAACTGCCTTCTAGGCTTCTACGGACCATTCATCGGCGTCAATGAAGAATGAGGCATAAAATAGGGGAATCTCTTTTAAAAAAGAGGATCGTGTCTGAGAGAAGGGTAGCTCTAGGGGCGGAAGCGTAGTAGGCTTGGAAAGGACCGTTTGGGCATTTTGACATTCTGACGGCCAGATCACTCGCAGACTACCTAGGCCTCGTAgttgagatcatcgtctAGCGGGAGTAATTCAAACCTCAGGCACCATTGAAGGTACCCTAACCCCAACCATTGCATCAACCGATCGATTTATTCGTCGCATATTAACCGAAGCCACATCTCAATCCGCATAAAGTACAAAGAATGGGTTCAACCCAAGTATATTCCAAAAAAAGACAATTCTCGTAAACGCCGTTTTGAATGCCAGAAAGAGAGTAAATCGCTATCCCAACCAGACGAATCGAAGTATTCTCGATCTAAACAGAGCCGTCTCAACGGATTGAGCTCTCAAGCCTAATAAAACACGAAGAGCATACTCATTCTTTTTGGGCATTAGACTTGGGTTGAACAAGACCAGCCTAACATCGATGTCCCAGTCAGCAAAGAGCTTCGATTTTCTGAAGCTTGCCCACCACGTACCAAATTCAATAAACGCCATACACTTTCGCTGGGCTGTGCGCCAACACCAAGCCAGTACTTTGCCCGTGAGCGATCAAGAGAGACCTCTTTGAATGGCTTTGCGCGccgagcttcctcttcggatAGATTCGTAGGCCGCTGCGGGATAGGATTGTAGGTGCCAATGACTTCAAGGGGTTTCGAGTCTCGAGCCGACCTTCAGTTAAAACAGATAATTAGCACTTTTCTAAACAGTCACTGGGTTGGCGATTGTCCGTCAATCTCAATCTAGATGCTGATGGCAGGCAGTAGAACAAttcaagagaaaagaaaaattgaAGCACCAAAAGGAAAGAGGCATACCGAGCATGTGCAACAACAATGTTGTAAAATGGCTGGTGCCTATTGCCGAAGCGAGAAAGACGTATTCTGACAACCATTTTTACTATTCTGAATCGATGACCTTCGTAACCAGCAAGCAACGCTGAATCAAAGCACTGCACTTTATTTGATGCACTACTAACAGAAGTTCAGATTGATTTACGGAGGATGTATTATTCCGGAACTTACTGAAAAGGACTAGTGTGGGTAGTGGAGAACAAACATCGCAATGATGCAATGCAGCTGACAGACATGTAGTTATCTCTCTACTAAGTATACGAACGTGTAGTTCTTTAGTGGTGGTGTGTCTATCTTACTATACCACACCATAGACAAATATACAGTTCCATCTTGTGCCTCATCTCTTCTACTCTGAGCTTCTAGCTACCATAACCTATTACAAATTTACTTAATCTCTCGCGTTGTATGTTCCGCTCTGTTTTTACAAAACGATATCTCCCCATAGCAGTTCGAAAGTACAGTAGGACCGCCAGGATGTCGTTGAAGGTAGGTAGCATTTCCCTCCAAGCTATGCTACCCAACTCATTTTATATACCAGGCTATCTCagccaaagatgctgcttCCCTCGATAAGGACTTGATGGAGATGGGTGGATGGTCCTTGGACCAATTGATGGAACTCGCGGGGCTGTCCGTTTCGCAGGCAGGCATGTGGTCAAGTCATGGAGCATTACAAGCACAAAATAAGAATAACCAGAGGCTAACACACTTGCGATAGTCTaccgtcttcatcctcccagcGCCGGCAAGaatgtcctcgtcgtctgtGGGCCAGGAAACAACGGTACGCTTCCATCCCGTCCACAACCAAGACCTCTACGGCTGATGCTGACGCACTTCAAAAGGTGGCGACGGCCTAGTAGCCGCGCGCCATCTGGCACAGTACGGTTATACACCCTCAGTCTACTATCCcaaagaagggaagaatgaGCTCTACCAGGCAAACCCACCCCGGAACCCCCTCCCAGAAAACCAAGACTAATTATCTGGCAACCAACAGCGCCTCAAAACCCAGCTACACAACCTATCCGTCCCTTTCGTTCCAGACTTCACTGAGGCTCTCAAATCCGCTgacttcctcgtcgacgCCATCTTCGGGTTCTCCTTCGGGGGTCCCCTCCGGGAACCGTTCCCATCCATCATCTCTCAGATCGAGTCGTCGTCCGTCCCGGTGCTGAGCGTCGATGCACCCAGTTCTTGGGACATTCAGAGTGGTCCACCCAAGGAGGGTCCGGGATCCAAATTTATGCCCAAGGCGCTGATCAGTCTCACGGCCCCAAAGCCATGCGTGAAATATTACCGCGGCAGGCACTTTGTCGGTGGCCGTTTCTTGACCAAGAGTATCGTTGAGAAGTACGGATTGAATTGTCCTGATTATCCCGGCATCGACCAGATTGTGGAAGTTGGCGTTGATGCTGAAGGGCGGCTATAATGGCTGCGCTGCGCTTATGAATTGAAATGATACGGGTTTTCCCTAGTCATCAATCCTACGTCGGTGTCTTCATTGAGCGCCACCTTATTTACAATGTGTATGGAGATTTGCATGATATAAATGCGCGCTCTTAATTGAATGTCATTCAACAAGTCTATAAGTCGATTCGAGCTGGCGTGGCATTTGCGTAGCCTCAAATAATCAGTCTTCTGCCTTGAAGTCGCAAAACAAAATGCTTCCAATCGCCATGTCGCTCCGCAGAGCCTTCAAACCGTGTTGTGGTTTGTCGTAATCTACGACATTGCCTCTCTAATCTCCCTAATGACACCCTTGACCCGAGGCTCTTTTCCGCTGCCCGAGCCTGACACCTTCTCCAGGATGTCCTTCACATCATAAATCTCCCTTGCAGCACTCTTGACTTCCTCTCCTAGTGCCTTGATAAGAGTTCCTAGGGCGACAAGGGCACGATACACTGCTTCTGAATCTTTCTCGCTCGCAATTAGCTTCACCAGTTCCCCAACGAGCACCAGACCCCGCTCAGACGATTCTGGAGCCAATTCTCTCCCTCCAGATGTAAAGTAAACCGAGAAGTTGATGTAAAGCGTGGCCACCGCTATGGTGAGATTACGGTTCGGTGCTGCTCCGCAGTTGCTCAACGCAGAATTGACGACCGCCACAATCTGGTCGAATCTATTCACAGCCAATTGACGACCGGCGTCGGTCTCGAAAAGATTCGCCAGCATTCGGATAGACAACATCGCATTGTTTACATTCAACGGGGGATCAAATATACCACCTGCCTGAATCCCAGAAACAAGATCTTTTCCACCGTAGTCTGCAGTGGCAACCAGGGGTGTTGCAGCAGCGAGCAAGCGGAGCAGGTCCAAGCCAGGCAGTCTGCTGGTGGCAGGCCACGTGGTTGCAACTCTAAACAATGATCTCAGCCCAGCGTCCACTATGGGCGATGATTTTAGGGCAACGGAAGACTCCAGCTGACCGCACAGCGAAACGACAGTGTCCAACTCAGGAGGACTGAGGGATAAGTCTTTTGACCCCGAGGATGCGAGCTGGTTATTTAATTCCTGGAGTTTTTTGGCAATGATTTTGAGATTAGCTGTCTTGATGGAGAGATATGTCTTCTGCGGAAGGACTTTAGGGCGTGATTCAGGTAAAGCAGGCGTAGGGTCTACCGCTGTCGCTATGGCATCTCCAGGGCGATAACGCCTCTCCTGGCCCCAGGGATCGGCGCCGGTGGGCGCAGGTTCTTGAACAGGTTGTCCAAGGGTTGTGCCCTGTGTGTTCTGGACGATGAACTGCGCGACTTGGTCTAGGTAACTCATAGGCAGCTCGTTATCTTGGATAAATTTCGTGGCCGCTTCGTACGGGTTCTGCGAAATATTGTATGGAAGCTTGAGGGGAGGCTTCCCATCCTCGACATCCACGTCGAAGACATAGTCGTAATCTTGTCCCATATATGCGATCTTCCTCCCACTGCTGGCAGCAGAATCAACAACCGTACCGACAGCAATCCATTCTTGCGAAGCAGCGGACCACGTGTGGGCTGTAACGCTACCATCTGCTTCGCGAACCATCTGTACCTGACCTTCCTTCGTGCCGGACTTCTGTTTAAGAAATTCAGGGCCTGGAAGCTTCTCTTTGTTGATCTTTCCGACTTGCTGTTCAGGTATTGCGGATTCCTTGACGGCTTTATCAAACTGCTGAACCACCTCCGGGCTTGCCACTCGCTCTTCGTTTCGGCTGAAGATCCGTGTGACACGGTCACTGGCACCCGTAACAATATCGCCATTCTCTCTACAGGCAGCAACGCCCCACACTGAGATTGCGGGGTGGGTAATTGTCTGCACACACTGTGTGCCATTCCATATCCTTACTGTTCGATCTTCTCCGGAACTGACCAGCTCGCCTGTCGGCAAGACATCCAAAGAATATATGAAGCTCTCGTGACCAAGAAGCTCGGAAATCAGCTCCCCTTGTAAGGTAAACAATCGAATGATTCCGTCATTGCTTGCGGAAGCGAAGTGTGCGCCTGAGGGATGTGAAGCAGGAAGCTTACACAGAGCTCTAACGACATCACGAGAATCTTTAATGCTCCTGACAAGATCCCCTGATGTATTGAAGATTCGTATAATCTTGTCGGCACAGCCTGGTCAAAGTATGAGCAAACTATATCTTTATCTGGAAGCGATAGACGCACCGGTAATGACCGTGTCTTTATCATAGGCCAGAACAGCCCAGACACTGCCTTGGTGACCCTCCATGACCACATCACATTCCCATTTACCGACTCTCCACAGCCTCGCGGTCGAGTCCCAACTGCCGCTTATTACCCAGCCTCCCTCTGGGCACACGTCCAATGCACAGACGTTGTGACCATGGCCCAGGAGCATTGCGTCAGCATTGTCGTCTGGAGTTTTCCCGGGTTGTCTTGCTTCTATTATCGTATCCTGGCCGCCAGAGAGTACGAGACCTTCAGGAAATTCGGATGTTGGTGGGTAGTATGCCACAGCGTTGACGAAGGCCGAGCCGTGGGAGGATACGGTGGAATCATAAACAGGCGGCGGGGTAGATACCAGCTTCCACAACCGAACGGTCGCATCTCGAGAAGCCGAAATTACTACATTTGGATTCGGATAGGCCACGGCGCGAACCTGAAAATGAGAGTCAAGGAAAGAGTTAGCAGTCGAAGAACATGGGGATTAATCGCCCTTTGTGGTGACCGGAGTGGCAGGAGTCATTGTTGGGGATGTTCTTACATCATCGCCGTGGCCCTCCAAACAAGCGGAGATCTTGAAGTCAGGCATACATAAAAGCTGCTACCGCAGGGCTCTGTAGAAAGAAGACAACAATCGAGATAGGAAAAAAATTGATGAGAAAGTTCTCTTCCGAGGTAAGGAGACCGTAAAATCAATAGTCCTCCTGTTAGTAGATACTCAGCCCATGGTAaccaacaacagcagcggTGCGGAGAACAGCATGCATCATATCATGTGGGCGGTGAAAGGGTACATGTGACAAGAACATACTAGAATTATTGTCGATTCAGGGGTAGGACTTCAACATCACAGCTTTAGTTCACTATAATACATCGTCGTTAGATACACTACAGTAGCCATTTAAAGCTTGTCTAGGTAGTTACAACTATGAAAAGAACACTTGTCGTTGGTCAATGAATCTACTTGCCGTAGTAGGCGCGGAACATCTGCACATAGACTGAGTAGCTCCTGTGACTGAACAGAACTTATGGAGAAGGTCAAATACATGTGCATTTACTTACAGCTCTATATAAGAATTAAGCctgactacggagtagggagtactctgtacatcatGAGATATAT carries:
- a CDS encoding RNA-binding protein: MSAGSSQSTRTSPGSYSTAQRTPSVSSGASPPQQSLSSSQPPSTAQNAMSTDVYSPTASQTSNPLGGSFSYPFSPLGPSLPFDSVAPGNMRLTDSDRSTQTLNGFARPANGNTGGAIVMRKLPRNTSREALRSMLLFAKDFVDADFFPVELPEDHGYLTAIARFNTTAAAEEACALLDGKPNSQNDANMIVELYHGPVPSALNPQRRNTIDHTATRNMLGNGHLARSSRFNGTFQSLEKLAAPNSSLQSNGDALTSNSESGSRLQSIFSPQSPIGNGVHDLPRVSGKSMIDQDPDEDTGELLKDPVGYAENGHSSSATLPRRSTNPQYPTNRFGNLSLSTNMTSPPLHNYAPGGSGRMGVPTPSSAFPQAINGNTMMGGHGYPYGSQHTPRHSLPAANPNDLNPPCNTLYVGNLPPDTSEEELKALFSKQRGYKRLCFRNKQNGPMCFVEFDEVAMASKALNELYGYKLSNSTKTGIRLSFSKNPLGVRSGQPGSMNASNHLSAQGSIPGGSSLGGIHSHMFSTVSGPPPGLAAPPGLAMPMALRNNGAMHLPGNPHAPMPTNGSFNSNSGLGIRGNNMNSLMSPTPPLTGGVGGTSTGSNVGGFNSFYPDYMLGR
- a CDS encoding mitochondrial 37S ribosomal protein bS16m: MVVRIRLSRFGNRHQPFYNIVVAHARSARDSKPLEVIGTYNPIPQRPTNLSEEEARRAKPFKEVSLDRSRAKYWLGVGAQPSESVWRLLNLAGLVQPKSNAQKE
- a CDS encoding NADHX epimerase, encoding MEMGGWSLDQLMELAGLSVSQAGMWSIYRLHPPSAGKNVLVVCGPGNNGGDGLVAARHLAQYGYTPSVYYPKEGKNELYQRLKTQLHNLSVPFVPDFTEALKSADFLVDAIFGFSFGGPLREPFPSIISQIESSSVPVLSVDAPSSWDIQSGPPKEGPGSKFMPKALISLTAPKPCVKYYRGRHFVGGRFLTKSIVEKYGLNCPDYPGIDQIVEVGVDAEGRL
- a CDS encoding WD repeat PLAP family protein, which produces MPDFKISACLEGHGDDVRAVAYPNPNVVISASRDATVRLWKLVSTPPPVYDSTVSSHGSAFVNAVAYYPPTSEFPEGLVLSGGQDTIIEARQPGKTPDDNADAMLLGHGHNVCALDVCPEGGWVISGSWDSTARLWRVGKWECDVVMEGHQGSVWAVLAYDKDTVITGCADKIIRIFNTSGDLVRSIKDSRDVVRALCKLPASHPSGAHFASASNDGIIRLFTLQGELISELLGHESFIYSLDVLPTGELVSSGEDRTVRIWNGTQCVQTITHPAISVWGVAACRENGDIVTGASDRVTRIFSRNEERVASPEVVQQFDKAVKESAIPEQQVGKINKEKLPGPEFLKQKSGTKEGQVQMVREADGSVTAHTWSAASQEWIAVGTVVDSAASSGRKIAYMGQDYDYVFDVDVEDGKPPLKLPYNISQNPYEAATKFIQDNELPMSYLDQVAQFIVQNTQGTTLGQPVQEPAPTGADPWGQERRYRPGDAIATAVDPTPALPESRPKVLPQKTYLSIKTANLKIIAKKLQELNNQLASSGSKDLSLSPPELDTVVSLCGQLESSVALKSSPIVDAGLRSLFRVATTWPATSRLPGLDLLRLLAAATPLVATADYGGKDLVSGIQAGGIFDPPLNVNNAMLSIRMLANLFETDAGRQLAVNRFDQIVAVVNSALSNCGAAPNRNLTIAVATLYINFSVYFTSGGRELAPESSERGLVLVGELVKLIASEKDSEAVYRALVALGTLIKALGEEVKSAAREIYDVKDILEKVSGSGSGKEPRVKGVIREIREAMS